The following are encoded in a window of Saccharothrix longispora genomic DNA:
- a CDS encoding uracil-xanthine permease family protein codes for MALWTVHGDGRPTDGDAIAPQERVSWPLTVGFGAQHLVAMAGATILVPATTGLPVSTTLLFSGVGTLLFLVLTRNRVPSYLGASFAFIAPLSAARDEGIAAQLGGVLAAGLLVVIIGVAVKALGVRMLESVMPPVVTGAVVVLIGLNLSHRATGSFAEQPLPAAVTMGIILLCGVLGRGTFFRFSVLLGVLVGWALGFWLGLVDTAAVAGADWVGLPAFHSPELRPSVTLLVLPVVIVLVAENVGHVKAVGALTGRNLDGSIGDSIIANGLSTALAGIGGGPGTTTYSENIGVMGVTKVYSTAAYAVTGVAAVLLAFSPKATALLATVPAGVVGGATLVLFGLISLVGVRIWMEHRVDLANPGNALVGGAALVAGVGDLTLELGDMELGGLVWGSLLVVILHPVLRRLGAVRKG; via the coding sequence GTGGCGTTGTGGACCGTGCACGGCGATGGCCGTCCCACCGATGGTGACGCCATCGCGCCGCAGGAGCGGGTGAGCTGGCCGCTCACCGTCGGCTTCGGCGCGCAGCACCTCGTCGCCATGGCGGGGGCCACGATCCTCGTCCCGGCCACCACCGGTCTGCCGGTCTCCACCACGCTGCTGTTCTCCGGCGTCGGCACCCTGCTGTTCCTGGTCCTGACCCGCAACCGCGTGCCGAGCTACCTCGGGGCGTCGTTCGCGTTCATCGCCCCGCTGTCCGCCGCCCGCGACGAGGGCATCGCCGCGCAGCTCGGCGGGGTCCTCGCGGCGGGCCTGCTGGTGGTGATCATCGGCGTCGCCGTCAAGGCGCTGGGCGTGCGGATGCTGGAATCGGTGATGCCGCCGGTCGTGACGGGTGCCGTGGTCGTCCTGATCGGCCTGAACCTGTCCCACCGCGCCACCGGCTCGTTCGCCGAGCAGCCGCTGCCCGCCGCGGTGACCATGGGCATCATCCTGCTGTGCGGCGTGCTCGGGCGCGGCACGTTCTTCCGGTTCTCGGTGCTGCTCGGCGTGCTCGTCGGCTGGGCGCTGGGCTTCTGGCTCGGCCTGGTCGACACGGCCGCGGTGGCGGGCGCCGACTGGGTGGGGCTGCCCGCGTTCCACTCGCCCGAGCTGCGGCCCTCGGTCACCCTGCTGGTGCTGCCGGTGGTGATCGTGCTGGTCGCGGAGAACGTGGGCCACGTGAAGGCCGTCGGCGCGCTCACCGGCCGCAACCTCGACGGCAGCATCGGTGACTCGATCATCGCCAACGGCCTGTCCACCGCGCTCGCGGGCATCGGCGGCGGACCGGGCACCACCACCTACTCCGAGAACATCGGCGTGATGGGCGTGACCAAGGTCTACTCGACGGCCGCGTACGCGGTCACCGGGGTGGCCGCGGTGCTGCTGGCGTTCTCGCCGAAGGCCACGGCGCTGCTCGCCACCGTGCCCGCGGGCGTGGTGGGCGGTGCGACGCTCGTGCTGTTCGGCCTGATCAGCCTGGTCGGCGTGCGGATCTGGATGGAGCACCGGGTCGACCTGGCCAACCCCGGCAACGCCCTGGTCGGCGGCGCGGCGCTGGTCGCGGGCGTCGGCGACCTGACCCTGGAGCTGGGCGACATGGAGCTGGGCGGCCTGGTGTGGGGTTCGCTGCTGGTCGTGATCCTGCACCCGGTGCTGCGCCGGCTCGGGGCCGTGCGCAAGGGCTAG
- a CDS encoding CinA family protein gives MTFPPAEDVVRALRERGETVATAESLTAGLVTATLTAVPGSSAVVRGGLVVYATDLKHALAGVSADLLAEHGAVHPEVARQLATGARERCGATWGLGLTGVAGPDPQDGVPAGTVHIGLSGPPGSFVRMLTLGGDRHEIRTASTTGALDLLRGYLEIPVG, from the coding sequence GTGACGTTCCCGCCGGCCGAGGACGTCGTGCGCGCCCTGCGCGAGCGCGGTGAGACGGTCGCCACGGCCGAGTCGCTCACCGCGGGCCTGGTCACGGCCACCCTCACCGCCGTGCCGGGCTCCAGCGCCGTCGTGCGCGGCGGGCTCGTGGTCTACGCCACGGACCTGAAGCACGCGCTCGCCGGGGTGTCCGCCGACCTGCTCGCCGAGCACGGCGCGGTCCACCCGGAGGTGGCGCGGCAGCTCGCCACCGGGGCGCGGGAGCGGTGTGGCGCGACCTGGGGCCTCGGGTTGACCGGCGTGGCCGGGCCCGACCCGCAGGACGGCGTGCCCGCCGGCACCGTCCACATCGGTTTGTCCGGTCCGCCCGGTTCGTTCGTCCGAATGCTCACTCTGGGTGGTGACAGGCACGAAATTCGCACCGCCTCCACGACAGGGGCCCTCGACCTCCTCCGGGGGTACCTCGAAATCCCGGTCGGGTGA
- a CDS encoding helix-turn-helix domain-containing protein, whose protein sequence is MTVLLREAIGDRLRHARTTQRRTLREVSRTARVSLGYLSEVERGRKEASSELLAAICEALDLPLYELLHLVASDIGALQQPVPSPAELAERATSAPAGLEGGTVVPAMIGNDLSDLRLQPVLTHRLPSTLSKPRGTVVAA, encoded by the coding sequence ATGACCGTGCTGCTACGCGAGGCGATCGGTGATCGGCTCCGCCATGCCCGCACCACCCAACGCCGCACGCTGCGCGAGGTCTCCAGGACCGCCCGCGTCAGCCTGGGGTACCTGTCCGAGGTGGAGCGGGGCCGCAAGGAGGCGTCCAGCGAGCTGCTGGCCGCGATCTGCGAGGCGTTGGACCTGCCCCTCTACGAGTTGCTCCACCTGGTCGCCTCGGACATCGGCGCGCTCCAGCAGCCGGTGCCCAGCCCGGCGGAGCTCGCCGAGCGGGCGACGTCCGCCCCGGCGGGCCTGGAGGGTGGCACCGTGGTGCCCGCGATGATCGGCAACGACCTGTCCGACCTGCGGCTCCAGCCCGTGCTCACGCACCGGCTGCCGAGCACCCTCAGCAAGCCGCGCGGCACGGTGGTGGCGGCGTAG
- a CDS encoding PspA/IM30 family protein: MANPFVKAWKYFMAAFSSKIDEHADPKVQIQQAIEEAQRQHQALSQQAAAVIGNQRQLEMKLNRQLGEVEKLQASARQALVLADEARGKGEEQRATEFENAAQSFATQLVTAEQSIEDLKTLHDQALQAAQQAKQAVERNAMVLQGKLAERTKLLSQLEQAKMQEQVSHSLRQMTELAAPGNTPSLEEVRDKIEKRYTTALGSAELAQNSVQGRMLEVQQSTTQMAGSSRLEQIRASMAGGNVAGEVTAGKPAGASASIQQEIQQRVQQQAQPQQTQQIQQPPSQG; encoded by the coding sequence ATGGCCAACCCTTTCGTGAAGGCGTGGAAGTACTTCATGGCGGCTTTTTCGTCGAAGATCGACGAGCACGCCGACCCTAAGGTGCAGATCCAGCAGGCCATCGAGGAGGCGCAGCGCCAGCACCAGGCGCTGTCGCAGCAGGCGGCGGCGGTGATCGGCAACCAGCGCCAGCTGGAGATGAAGCTCAACCGGCAGCTCGGCGAGGTGGAGAAGCTCCAGGCGTCCGCGCGCCAGGCGCTCGTGCTCGCCGACGAGGCCCGGGGCAAGGGCGAGGAGCAGCGCGCGACGGAGTTCGAGAACGCCGCGCAGTCGTTCGCCACCCAGCTGGTGACGGCCGAGCAGAGCATCGAGGACCTGAAGACGTTGCACGACCAGGCGTTGCAGGCGGCTCAGCAGGCCAAGCAGGCCGTCGAGCGCAACGCGATGGTGCTCCAGGGCAAGCTGGCGGAGCGCACCAAGCTCCTCAGCCAGCTGGAGCAGGCGAAGATGCAGGAGCAGGTGTCGCACTCGCTGCGCCAGATGACCGAGCTGGCGGCGCCGGGCAACACGCCGTCGCTGGAGGAGGTCCGCGACAAGATCGAGAAGCGGTACACCACCGCCCTCGGTTCCGCGGAGCTGGCGCAGAACTCCGTGCAGGGCCGGATGCTGGAGGTCCAGCAGTCGACCACGCAGATGGCGGGCTCGTCCCGCCTGGAGCAGATCCGCGCCTCGATGGCCGGTGGCAACGTCGCGGGCGAGGTGACCGCGGGCAAGCCGGCCGGCGCGAGCGCGAGCATCCAGCAGGAGATCCAGCAGCGGGTGCAGCAGCAGGCGCAGCCGCAGCAGACCCAGCAGATCCAGCAGCCGCCCAGCCAGGGCTGA
- the pspM gene encoding phage shock envelope stress response protein PspM — MHPARKVTGEIVQIVGGQIQGPIADQVKRRIAAWNDPRAKLDRQYRRSGRALTFWLIVLALLAVVGVLTLVNALPVAAGVGAALGFAGTSVLAVRTNMRMRDIDRRRRQLSAAPVRVPLPSRASAARLPMERLEDAEDTLRELLRQLDSAALTSVPTESVEQARATGAEAGAAIRAVSHQLQAVERARDTAPPLDRGPLVEGVRRLRAQLDEGVEGYCGLVAAAGRVLAESTATNPGQVLGDATDHLAGLASALRELSR, encoded by the coding sequence GTGCACCCAGCTCGGAAGGTGACCGGTGAGATCGTCCAGATCGTCGGTGGCCAGATCCAGGGACCGATCGCGGACCAGGTCAAGCGGCGCATAGCCGCGTGGAACGACCCGCGCGCGAAGCTCGACCGGCAGTACCGCCGGTCGGGCCGCGCGCTCACCTTCTGGCTCATCGTGCTGGCGCTGCTCGCGGTGGTCGGCGTGCTCACGCTGGTGAACGCACTGCCGGTGGCGGCGGGTGTCGGCGCGGCCCTCGGGTTCGCCGGCACCTCCGTGCTGGCGGTGCGCACGAACATGCGGATGCGCGACATCGACCGGAGGCGGCGGCAGCTCAGCGCCGCCCCGGTCCGCGTCCCGCTGCCGTCCCGCGCCTCGGCCGCCCGCCTGCCGATGGAACGGCTGGAGGACGCCGAGGACACGCTGCGCGAGCTGCTGCGGCAGCTCGACTCGGCGGCGCTGACCTCGGTGCCCACCGAGTCGGTCGAGCAGGCGCGGGCGACCGGGGCCGAGGCGGGCGCGGCGATCCGCGCCGTGTCCCACCAGCTCCAGGCCGTCGAACGCGCCCGTGACACGGCGCCCCCACTGGACCGGGGGCCGCTCGTCGAGGGCGTGCGACGGCTGCGCGCCCAGCTCGACGAGGGCGTGGAGGGCTACTGCGGCCTGGTGGCCGCCGCCGGCCGCGTGCTCGCCGAGAGCACGGCCACCAACCCCGGGCAGGTGCTGGGAGACGCGACCGACCACCTGGCGGGCCTGGCGTCGGCGCTGCGCGAGCTGTCCCGCTGA